A single region of the Hippopotamus amphibius kiboko isolate mHipAmp2 chromosome 6, mHipAmp2.hap2, whole genome shotgun sequence genome encodes:
- the VGLL2 gene encoding transcription cofactor vestigial-like protein 2 isoform X2: MSCLDVMYQVYGPPQPYFAAAYTPYHQKLAYYSKMQDAQECNASPSNSSGSGSSSFSSQTPASIKEEESSPEKERPPEAEYINSRCVLFTYFQGDISSVVDEHFSRALSQPSSYSPSCTSSKAPRSSGPWRDGSFPMSQRSFPASFWNSAYQTPVPAPLGSPLASAHSELPFAAATDPYSPAALHGHLHQGAAEPWHHAHPHHAHPHHPYALGGALGAQAAAYPRPAAVHEVYAPHFDPRYGPLLMPAASGRPARLAPAPAPAPGSPPCELSSKGEPAGAAWAAPGGPFASPTGEVTGGLGLSVDSARRYSLCGASLLS; this comes from the exons ATGAGCTGTCTGGATGTTATGTACCAAGTCTACGGTCCTCCCCAGCCTTACTTCGCAGCCGCCTACACCCCCTACCACCAG AAACTAGCCTATTACTCCAAAATGCAAGACGCCCAGGAGTGCAACGCCAGCCCCAGCAACAGCAGCGGCAGTGGCAGCTCCTCCTTCTCCAGCCAAACTCCGGCTagtataaaagaagaagaaagcagccCGGAGAAAGAGCGCCCACCAGAGGCGGAGTACATCAACTCCCGCTGCGTCCTTTTCACCTATTTCCAGGGGGACATCAGCTCCGTGGTGGACGAGCACTTCAGCAGGGCCCTGAGCCAGCCTAGCAGCTATTCCCCAAGTTGTACAAGCAGCAAAGCCCCGCGGAGCTCCGGGCCCTGGCGGG ACGGCTCCTTCCCGATGAGCCAGCGCAGCTTCCCCGCCTCCTTCTGGAACAGCGCTTACCAGACGCCGGTGCCCGCGCCGCTGGGCAGCCCGCTGGCCTCCGCGCACTCGGAGCTGCCCTTCGCCGCCGCCACCGACCCCTACTCGCCGGCCGCGCTGCACGGCCACCTGCACCAGGGAGCGGCCGAGCCCTGGCACCACGCGCACCCACACCACGCGCACCCGCACCACCCCTACGCGCTGGGCGGCGCCCTCGGCGCCCAGGCCGCCGCCTACCCGCGGCCCGCAGCCGTGCACGAGGTCTACGCGCCGCACTTCGACCCGCGCTACGGGCCGCTGCTGATGCCCGCCGCCTCCGGGCGCCCGGCCCGCCTCGCGCCCGCGCCGGCCCCCGCGCCCGGCAGCCCGCCCTGCGAGCTCTCCTCCAAGGGCGAGCCGGCCGGCGCTGCGTGGGCCGCGCCCGGGGGACCCTTCGCGAGCCCCACGGGGGAAGTGACCGGGGGTCTGGGCCTCAGCGTGGACTCAG
- the VGLL2 gene encoding transcription cofactor vestigial-like protein 2 isoform X1 has protein sequence MSCLDVMYQVYGPPQPYFAAAYTPYHQKLAYYSKMQDAQECNASPSNSSGSGSSSFSSQTPASIKEEESSPEKERPPEAEYINSRCVLFTYFQGDISSVVDEHFSRALSQPSSYSPSCTSSKAPRSSGPWRDGSFPMSQRSFPASFWNSAYQTPVPAPLGSPLASAHSELPFAAATDPYSPAALHGHLHQGAAEPWHHAHPHHAHPHHPYALGGALGAQAAAYPRPAAVHEVYAPHFDPRYGPLLMPAASGRPARLAPAPAPAPGSPPCELSSKGEPAGAAWAAPGGPFASPTGEVTGGLGLSVDSGKRQREHGIPGPLLPCAQTWAEPGTPLSSPWRPQ, from the exons ATGAGCTGTCTGGATGTTATGTACCAAGTCTACGGTCCTCCCCAGCCTTACTTCGCAGCCGCCTACACCCCCTACCACCAG AAACTAGCCTATTACTCCAAAATGCAAGACGCCCAGGAGTGCAACGCCAGCCCCAGCAACAGCAGCGGCAGTGGCAGCTCCTCCTTCTCCAGCCAAACTCCGGCTagtataaaagaagaagaaagcagccCGGAGAAAGAGCGCCCACCAGAGGCGGAGTACATCAACTCCCGCTGCGTCCTTTTCACCTATTTCCAGGGGGACATCAGCTCCGTGGTGGACGAGCACTTCAGCAGGGCCCTGAGCCAGCCTAGCAGCTATTCCCCAAGTTGTACAAGCAGCAAAGCCCCGCGGAGCTCCGGGCCCTGGCGGG ACGGCTCCTTCCCGATGAGCCAGCGCAGCTTCCCCGCCTCCTTCTGGAACAGCGCTTACCAGACGCCGGTGCCCGCGCCGCTGGGCAGCCCGCTGGCCTCCGCGCACTCGGAGCTGCCCTTCGCCGCCGCCACCGACCCCTACTCGCCGGCCGCGCTGCACGGCCACCTGCACCAGGGAGCGGCCGAGCCCTGGCACCACGCGCACCCACACCACGCGCACCCGCACCACCCCTACGCGCTGGGCGGCGCCCTCGGCGCCCAGGCCGCCGCCTACCCGCGGCCCGCAGCCGTGCACGAGGTCTACGCGCCGCACTTCGACCCGCGCTACGGGCCGCTGCTGATGCCCGCCGCCTCCGGGCGCCCGGCCCGCCTCGCGCCCGCGCCGGCCCCCGCGCCCGGCAGCCCGCCCTGCGAGCTCTCCTCCAAGGGCGAGCCGGCCGGCGCTGCGTGGGCCGCGCCCGGGGGACCCTTCGCGAGCCCCACGGGGGAAGTGACCGGGGGTCTGGGCCTCAGCGTGGACTCAGGTAAGCGGCAGAGGGAACATGGCATCCCCGGGCCCCTCCTGCCCTGTGCCCAAACCTGGGCTGAGCCCGGGACCCCGCTTAGTTCTCCTTGGAGACCCCAGTGA